The Ptychodera flava strain L36383 chromosome 7, AS_Pfla_20210202, whole genome shotgun sequence DNA window gacatctttcaattaGTCAAACAACATAagcaactgctcgtttgcaacaatattggtgaaaaGGGGGTCAAAAGAGagcgataatgtccctttaaggaaagtttgagcaaaagtttaagtcttttactttcgaggcgcgaactagaAAAGCATTACATCCTGCACACCTCTGAAATGTCAATCAAACTCACCGAACAGCAGAGCGGTATTGTCATGTTATAGTAGATTGTACAGACTGGTAAATCGTATATGCAATCGAGCAGAAAACGAGAaacctgggtttttttttctttaaaaaactgtaattatttttgttccattAAACGAATACTTTTAATTATGATTATCACTAAGATATCTTGGAAATGCAAAAGTATTAGCTTTCGAGTCATAATGCGCGGCACAATATGCAGCCCTTTCATTTACAAAATACGCGTAGTTCCCGCATGAAAACAACTAATTTCCACTCATGCATTGCGGTGTATTATGGAATTTATCCCGTATTTTGCCCACTCAGATGACTTGTGGATAATCATATGACCTCTCAGAACAGGGTATGTTCAACGCCGTACTTTAGCCACCATTTTGAACGTTGTTTACGTGTGCGAGCTTGGTACAGTCGACGTTGTTGTCGTCAGCATTGAGCGTCGTATTTCTCCAATGAGTCTAACAGAGGCAGGTATTATCACCTAAAAAATCGACTCTGTTATTAATTGTGGACAAAACGCCTGGCCTTGATTATTTCGTGGACATTGTACATAAATATCTTTCTATCGATGAGTGTTGACAGCTGAGTTGAACAGTGCAGATGAGTTCAGTCTCAGTATGAGTACTGCTGGCAGCGGAAATGCCAGTGTACGCCATGACAACGAATACACGGACTCGAAGAAACTATGGTAAACAGTAATAGGCCTATTACAGAGACGGATAGTACGAATGATGAAATGGTcgatgaatttttcagtattaaagCTCATATCGTTTGTCGTACTGTCTTTGATGTGATGACTTGTTAAGATTTCAAGAATCACACTTGGACACGCTGTAGTGTAAGCACACAAAATGTGTAATCCTGTCGCCAGCATGCACTTCAGTCCGGACTTACAGTCATGTGTTTTATCTAATGCAGCTAGACAAATTGTAATGTTTTAACATACTTTGAAAATTagaatgagaaaaaatatttgaaataaagaaCAAAGATACTGggaaattatcaaaagaaaaagctACTGTCCTTTTTAGCGAGAGCTGGTTATATTTTTCTTAGTTTCTCAGTTTGTCTTTGAAATAGTGTAGTTGCTGGCAATGTTCCACACTTTTCaatattgtttatttatgtttataagtttaattttgaaaaggaCAGCCCTGCAATATGACAGAAATACAATACATTATattcaatattgaaaacaacTTATGCAATGGCAGGAAAACCTGAATAATTAGCTCTATATAAGTATTTGTAATCAACATTGCTGAAGCCAAGCTtactcattacatatgcaaattatgcatacatatgcaaattaggcctgACCTTACCCTAAAaacttaatcaaatgaaaattaaagcgTCATAGTATAATATTATGATAAAAAGTCAAAAGTGATCATGGCTCTAAATGAATTCTAGCTGGACTAAAGTTCATTCAACTATTTTGAGCACACATGATCACACACATATAcgtcacaggctgtgttggaaAGCTGTACGCCAGGTGTCGCAACATGATTTTGAGAATACAGAGCAAAAACAGAGAGAACCGACTGCTTGAGGATACATGAAGTTACAGCTAAAGGAGCTGACTGAAAAGAAGAATTTACTACTAGGGTAATTTTGCAGTTTTAAGGCAGAATGCGGCTCAGAGACAGATACTTGGACCTTAAGAATTTACGGTATTGTTCTGGTTCACCGCTTGCGGCGGATTATTTTGAAGGTTTCGGACAAACTAAAGTTTTCACAGTcctagttttgtgaaaatcgaaattgaATTGTCTgtcccataaagttaacacaggattgcgttcatttttaatgtcaaatattggttaatgcgggcaatttttttttctggtactaaaacttgcacggtgatccctgattttatttttgcttaCGTAAGAGCAATATTTAAAGTTTCCTAGGGGgaggtttgaaaaaaaaacgtttggGTGTTACAGTTTTGAGGCGTATAAGCTTACTACCTAAATACATCAATCGCAAGACCCAAAAAATATAAGATGAAAAGTATGCATTGAGGGTGTTATTTCTTCGAGACAACTGTATATCGCTGACATCATTGACCTTTCACAGATAGAAATTGTGACGGCTATCACACTTACTAGGTCTTATGGACGTGCAAACGTTAAGGGTACAACCCTGTCAGCAATGAAGAGATAAATTTATTCTCAGCAAGTAGTGTCAAGAAAATAAACTTCCCTTTTTAAAGTAATCTGACTAAAAAAGGTTCGCTTCAAGACATGATGAGGGTCATATTAACCTCACTGCGCTTTCACAATGGTCTGTGGTTTTGCCAGGAGAGGTCAACACCCTCACTGTCATAATGTATATTTCCTGTGGACACCTAACGTTTCGTCATCCTTTTTCACCTCTGTGTACGTTCTGTTCAGAAGCAGACGAGGTGTCTGTTCGACCACTTTTCCAGCAAGTTTCGAGATGCAGAACAATATGAACGATATCACAAACAGTGCAAGGTTACCAATCGTGCACGTGCTAGCTGCTGTTTCGCTATCCATATTATGCGAATGGGTGATTTTTACAGTGAACTGTTTCCACGTTCGACCGCTTTTGCTTGATTTCCGCGCGACAGCATGGGTAAACTCATACATGTAATCGTTGACCCGGATTTTTTTTTGCAGTAGCGAAGATTTCGATTACAGAAGCTAATTTTAGTCCAAAACCTTGAGATGAAAGTAACCCTTTTTTGTCTGCCCTGCATTAATTCTCGGCTCTTTTCATCCTTGTCAATTTCCATAGGTTTTGCCCAAGTGTATTTCTTTGCCTAGCTACAAGCGTTTCAGCGATATACATATTGGAAATAGAACTGATGAATCAGAGAATAGATTATACAGAGACCAAGAACTTAACTTCATGTGACGTTGAGAGTGGAGATGTACACACGAATTCAACACGATTATCCGACATTCATGGAgtaagtatattttataaagtgtCTTAATTATAATGAAGAGTGTTCTAAATGCGTATATTCAATCAAAAGTATTGATGAACGATCCTTTAAAATTATCGGAAGTTTTCGGGAAAGATTCTGTTTCTGATACCAGATCTCTCTGTGATTTGTGTTTCAGTTACGAATCCCATTATCACTGAGAGACGACTATTGGGTCCTCGCTCTGGAACAATTTTTGGTGTGCATGATAATCGTTGGTCGCTGGTTCCTACCCAAGGGCGACATGACACGAGAGCAGCTGTCAACTTTGCTCTTGGTGTACATCGGCATAGCTTCGACATCCTGGAGTTTGTACGGGAGGGACTCAAGGAACCGGAGGTGAAATGCCACGCGACCCTCGTGTACGTCATTTTGAGCATTGGTCGGTCAGTATGCTGCAGTTTGCGGTAGTCCTGACAGCGAGCGGCGAACGGAACGATATCA harbors:
- the LOC139136164 gene encoding transmembrane protein 26-like — encoded protein: MPSVAAIVLPSLAVLLKGIFARTLYTVHGFLCVWRLTDVKSDPTYWLATVPVLLLPIEMVITVAVNKTKGEWKWFCPSVFLCLATSVSAIYILEIELMNQRIDYTETKNLTSCDVESGDVHTNSTRLSDIHGLRIPLSLRDDYWVLALEQFLVCMIIVGRWFLPKGDMTREQLSTLLLVYIGIASTSWSLYGRDSRNRR